One Myxococcales bacterium genomic window carries:
- a CDS encoding response regulator transcription factor, whose translation MRILVVEDEASLREGLLDLLGGDGHDALAVADGLAAVERGLAEAWDLIVLDLMLPRLSGMDVCRRLRAARPGMPILMLTARGSEDDKVRGLGEGADDYVTKPFSARELLARVRALGRRAPAEVVEHLDVDGAVLDLGRLTVRRGDAVAPLTPREAGLVRWLHRQRGRAVSRAEILEQVFGQRGDLHTRAVDMAIVVLRKKIERDPAHPRIVVSVKGAGYAWGLEGP comes from the coding sequence GTGCGCATCCTGGTGGTCGAAGACGAGGCCAGCCTCCGCGAGGGCTTGCTCGACCTGCTCGGCGGGGACGGCCACGACGCCCTGGCGGTCGCCGACGGCCTGGCCGCGGTCGAGCGCGGGCTGGCCGAGGCCTGGGACCTGATCGTCCTCGATCTGATGCTGCCGCGGCTGTCGGGCATGGACGTGTGCCGGCGGCTGCGCGCGGCGCGGCCGGGCATGCCGATCTTGATGCTGACCGCGCGCGGCAGCGAGGACGACAAGGTCCGCGGGCTGGGCGAGGGCGCCGACGACTACGTCACCAAGCCGTTCTCGGCCCGCGAGCTCCTGGCCCGGGTCCGGGCGCTGGGCCGGCGGGCCCCGGCCGAGGTGGTCGAGCACCTCGACGTCGACGGCGCCGTCCTCGATCTCGGGCGCCTGACCGTGCGCCGCGGCGACGCGGTGGCGCCGCTGACCCCGCGCGAGGCCGGGCTGGTGCGGTGGCTGCATCGGCAGCGCGGGCGCGCGGTGTCGCGAGCCGAGATCCTCGAGCAGGTGTTCGGCCAGCGCGGCGACCTGCACACGCGCGCGGTCGACATGGCGATCGTGGTGCTGCGCAAGAAGATCGAGCGCGACCCGGCCCACCCGCGCATCGTCGTGTCGGTCAAGGGCGCCGGCTACGCCTGGGGCCTGGAGGGGCCGTGA
- a CDS encoding SDR family oxidoreductase produces the protein MVAAGRLSRPDRYARKAMRKGLTRKAELAVKSADRAILDGAGIRALRKLPLFTSLGKVPELPPGELIDDPDHAADDGPDAGAWAEAEARRDDDAPRRVHEARNCYVCKVDFHELHPFYDAMCPTCADENWRKRNQTVDLRGRVALVTGARVKIGAEIAKKLLRAGAETIIVTRFPVDAARRLAAEPDGADLATRAHVYGCDLRHTPSVEALCAHVRATWSRLDVLINNACQTVRRPSGFYDHLLTGEAVGPDQVGPRERAMLARWWGVGEHAAAPMLESGAALATSDGAPAGLWRAAVLSQVPVLAEDLERGSHLFPAGHYDADLQQVDLRDTNSWRMTLADVPTAELLEVQLVNAIAPFVLNARLKPLMMAVPTKDKHIVNVSAMEGQFYRRFKTDKHPHTNMAKAALNMLTRTSAADYVRDGIHMNAVDTGWVTDEDPVTIAAMKTQVHGFHPPLDIVDGAARVLDPVFSGHATGHHLWGRFLKDYRDTPW, from the coding sequence ATGGTGGCGGCCGGGCGGCTGTCGCGGCCCGATCGCTACGCCCGCAAGGCCATGCGCAAGGGCCTGACCCGCAAGGCCGAGCTGGCGGTGAAGTCGGCCGACCGCGCGATCCTCGACGGCGCCGGCATCCGCGCGCTGCGCAAGCTGCCGCTGTTCACGTCGCTGGGCAAGGTGCCCGAGCTGCCCCCGGGCGAGCTGATCGACGATCCCGACCACGCCGCCGACGACGGGCCCGACGCCGGCGCCTGGGCCGAGGCCGAGGCCCGCCGCGACGACGACGCGCCGCGCCGGGTCCACGAGGCCCGCAACTGCTACGTCTGCAAGGTCGACTTCCACGAGCTGCACCCGTTCTACGACGCGATGTGCCCGACCTGCGCCGACGAGAACTGGCGCAAGCGCAACCAGACCGTCGACCTGCGCGGCCGGGTCGCGCTGGTGACCGGCGCCCGGGTCAAGATCGGCGCCGAGATCGCGAAGAAGCTGCTGCGGGCCGGGGCCGAGACCATCATCGTCACGCGGTTCCCGGTCGACGCCGCCCGACGCCTCGCGGCCGAGCCCGACGGCGCCGACCTGGCCACGCGCGCGCACGTGTACGGCTGCGATCTGCGCCACACGCCCTCGGTCGAGGCGCTGTGCGCGCACGTGCGGGCGACGTGGTCGCGGCTCGACGTGCTGATCAACAACGCCTGCCAGACCGTGCGGCGGCCCAGCGGCTTCTACGATCACCTGCTGACCGGCGAGGCGGTCGGCCCCGATCAGGTCGGCCCGCGCGAGCGCGCGATGCTGGCGCGGTGGTGGGGCGTCGGCGAGCACGCCGCCGCGCCGATGCTCGAGTCGGGCGCGGCCCTGGCCACCAGCGACGGCGCGCCGGCCGGGCTGTGGCGCGCGGCGGTGCTGTCGCAGGTGCCGGTCCTGGCCGAGGACCTCGAGCGCGGCAGCCACCTGTTCCCGGCCGGGCACTACGACGCCGATCTGCAGCAGGTCGATCTGCGCGACACGAACTCGTGGCGCATGACCCTGGCCGACGTGCCGACCGCCGAGCTGCTCGAGGTCCAGCTGGTCAACGCGATCGCGCCGTTCGTGCTCAACGCGCGGCTCAAGCCGCTGATGATGGCGGTGCCGACCAAGGACAAGCACATCGTCAACGTGTCGGCGATGGAGGGGCAGTTCTACCGCCGGTTCAAGACCGACAAGCACCCGCACACCAACATGGCCAAGGCCGCGCTCAACATGCTGACGCGGACCTCGGCCGCGGACTACGTGCGCGACGGCATCCACATGAACGCGGTCGACACCGGCTGGGTCACCGACGAGGACCCGGTCACGATCGCCGCGATGAAGACCCAGGTCCACGGCTTCCACCCGCCGCTCGACATCGTCGACGGTGCCGCCCGGGTGCTCGATCCGGTGTTCAGCGGCCACGCCACCGGCCACCACCTCTGGGGCCGGTTCCTCAAGGACTACCGCGACACGCCGTGGTGA